The Musa acuminata AAA Group cultivar baxijiao chromosome BXJ2-2, Cavendish_Baxijiao_AAA, whole genome shotgun sequence genome contains the following window.
AGGTTGCCATACGGACATATTTCCTTCCTTGGGGGCATGTTGGCATTGTCATTCAGTTCTAATTTACCTGTTGGTGAttacctttttgttttttttttcctgaacGAAGAATAAATTCCTTGGAAACAAACTTGGAAGTATGTAATCGAACATGCATTGCAATCATCTCGATACAAAAGGTTTACTCACTGATAGGCTCcactcgaaatttacaagaattagaaaaaaaattaaataggtaAAACTCatccctttgtttttgtcattcCTTTTATGGAATCCTCTGCTGCATGCTGCTCAAATTGCAGAACCAGCAATCTCCATTTGATTAGGACAAAGCTTTGTTCTATATCTTGCATCATAAGACAAATCCATAGTAGCTGTAACTCTGTAAGTAATGGCTTCCACAACAAACATGTCAAAGATACACCTATTGCCAAGATTCCAAACATTATAAGCCAGAGGAGGAATTAAAACGTCATTGCCTCGTTACTTTGAGCTAATATAATGTGAATAACAAGAATGTATACATTACACGGCTAGCCTTCCCATTTCAGCTGTTAGATCACCACCCAATCCATGCTGCAGGTTTCCCAAAGAACTCTCCAATTGTTTCAAGGTGACGTAGACACCGTCAGGTGAGCCTTCAAGACTCTCAACTTCAACGTGCATCTTATCAACTAAGCGATGCATCTTGTTGGCACTCGACTTCATCTGAGAAATCTCCTGTGGTGGATAGACACAAGCTCCCAGCTCGTTCACCTCTTGACCCATTTCCCGACAGTAAGTAAGAAGTTTCTCCAAGGAATCGGTGGATTCCTTGCTGCTAATTTTGAGTCTGGAGCTCTTGAGCAAGCCTGTGATAAAGCGAATAAGCTCTTTAATGACAGCTAGTGTATCAGAAACCACACTGATGATCAATTGTGCAATTGCCATCTCCTCGGCCGAGAGGTCATCACCGATATCAGCTTCAGTTAAGTCACCCTCTTCATCAGATGTTGACTCGGCAGCCTTATTGGACACTCCATCTCCCAAGTCATTAGATGCAGCACATTTGAGTTCACCCATTTCCCGAAGAACATCCTTCACTGAAACTGCAACCTG
Protein-coding sequences here:
- the LOC103976072 gene encoding uncharacterized protein LOC103976072; amino-acid sequence: MSKSAKWAHLSRVLESHVHSIQETFQMLEHSAGSSLDKVDWSEVTKLGDEVSKQATMAGMLWSGEAPDAKALEENMGAYCNIIHGFVLLCHGSTVGAGPTLHASIYAAAKQVVDCSLALLREAVSYGSHDHEKRFSISQLAGTVWEACAALKKTPTTNCTAVGRAITQVAVSVKDVLREMGELKCAASNDLGDGVSNKAAESTSDEEGDLTEADIGDDLSAEEMAIAQLIISVVSDTLAVIKELIRFITGLLKSSRLKISSKESTDSLEKLLTYCREMGQEVNELGACVYPPQEISQMKSSANKMHRLVDKMHVEVESLEGSPDGVYVTLKQLESSLGNLQHGLGGDLTAEMGRLAV